One genomic region from Pyrobaculum islandicum DSM 4184 encodes:
- a CDS encoding GP88 family protein: MLTLFDRRIGRWTLRELAWELYRGGAYRPPRSELELAQLVQIQRRISGGVPVPKMPYVPGNRKVGRIWTFDLPPVLTCPYATFCGRPGSAGLYRGRGLVCYDINIARYNPLHLLREYINFIHVVREGYSWLRDWTRFIVEFRGAEIIRFHVGGDVFSDWYWGYLKKLASDFHHVTFYLYTRSFPIVAASPERPRNLVVLMSLDGANYKAYEKYGAYFDHITYLAAGEDVKSQIPAIEALAKWAAKNGKRLIIFLEHRRLSQLRQALEKYSQYICPNELGVNTTCEKCKHCFAPQTKNQTY; this comes from the coding sequence ATGTTAACGTTGTTCGACAGACGCATTGGCAGATGGACGTTGAGGGAGCTTGCCTGGGAGCTCTACAGAGGTGGGGCCTACAGGCCGCCGCGCTCCGAGCTGGAGCTCGCCCAGCTGGTTCAAATCCAGAGGAGGATCTCGGGGGGCGTGCCGGTGCCCAAAATGCCGTATGTCCCCGGCAATAGGAAGGTGGGGAGGATATGGACCTTCGACCTCCCGCCGGTTCTGACATGCCCCTACGCCACCTTCTGCGGGAGGCCGGGGTCCGCCGGGCTCTACCGCGGGAGGGGGCTTGTGTGCTACGACATAAACATCGCCAGGTACAACCCACTGCACCTCCTGAGGGAGTACATCAACTTCATCCACGTCGTGAGGGAAGGGTACAGCTGGCTTAGAGACTGGACCCGCTTCATCGTGGAGTTTAGGGGGGCGGAGATAATTAGGTTTCACGTAGGCGGAGACGTATTCTCAGACTGGTACTGGGGCTACCTCAAGAAGCTGGCGTCCGACTTCCACCACGTGACGTTCTACCTATACACGCGGTCGTTCCCCATAGTGGCGGCGTCGCCAGAGCGGCCGCGCAACTTGGTAGTCCTCATGTCTCTAGACGGGGCCAACTACAAGGCCTATGAAAAATACGGCGCCTACTTCGACCACATCACATATCTAGCCGCTGGCGAAGACGTAAAGAGCCAGATCCCCGCGATAGAAGCCCTGGCTAAGTGGGCCGCCAAAAACGGCAAGAGACTCATCATATTCCTAGAACACAGAAGGCTTTCACAGCTGAGACAAGCCCTGGAGAAATACAGCCAGTACATCTGTCCAAACGAGCTAGGCGTAAATACGACATGCGAAAAGTGTAAACATTGCTTCGCGCCACAAACAAAGAACCAGACATATTAA